In Juglans microcarpa x Juglans regia isolate MS1-56 chromosome 4S, Jm3101_v1.0, whole genome shotgun sequence, a single window of DNA contains:
- the LOC121261878 gene encoding putative receptor protein kinase ZmPK1 — protein sequence MDISIFFILLMLIQTPLLSSSSETFDVLRGSSLSVENPSDKLVSLNGDFSAGFFPVGENAFCFAIWLTRSSAPTVVWMANRDDPVDGKGSQLSLSKDGKLRITNSVGITVWATRTATSTPLESSKLQLQLQNTGNLVLNHSQSGVIWQSFDSPTDTLLPQQTLTRISTLVSKSSKVDYSSGYYKLFFDNDNVLRLLYQGPVVSSLYWPDPWLSDPGLAGRSMYNSSRAAVLNESGYFWSSDHLEILATDFGVKTHRRLTLDRDGNLRLYSLEAVNEGWDWVVKWQAVSDPCTIHGICGPNSVCSYDHASGRRCSCLQGFMIKDPTDWSFGCEADFNLPCNQSHEKLSSFVQLSHVEFYGYDIEFQPNVTLQHCKNECLTTCGCKGFQFKFSAADYGGYLCYPKYELLNGQLTPNFARDFYLKVPKAGFVYNKTLDAAESRLNCTAELSRQVRGTYENKTLKLLLWFATAVGGLEVTCIFLVLFFLFMSSKNSDQVAEGYLLMSRFKRFKFSELKKATRGFVEVIGRGGGGVVYKGILPDKRVAAIKRLDEANQGEAEFLAEVNTIGRLNHMNLIDIWGYCAEGKHRLLVYEYMEHGSLAEKLTSNELYWEKRFDIAVGTAKGLAYLHEECLEWVLHCDVKPQNILLDSNYQPKVADFGLSKLLNRGDHDHSSFSKMRGTRGYMAPEWVYNLPITSKVDVYSYGIVVLEMVTGKSPTGTQHSSGGGGAKEHTRLDTLVREKIMHADGEASRESWNIEEIVDPGMAGRYDSAKMELLLKVALQCVAEDKDDRPTMTQVVEMLRCKD from the coding sequence ATGGATATCTCaattttcttcattcttcttaTGCTCATCCAAACTCCTCTCCTATCTTCATCATCAGAAACATTTGACGTTCTCAGAGGCTCATCTTTATCTGTTGAGAACCCAAGCGACAAACTGGTTTCTCTCAATGGTGATTTCTCTGCGGGATTTTTCCCGGTCGGTGAAAATGCTTTCTGCTTTGCCATATGGTTGACAAGGTCCTCAGCTCCGACCGTTGTTTGGATGGCAAACCGAGATGATCCGGTTGATGGAAAAGGTTCGCAGCTCTCGCTTTCGAAAGATGGCAAGCTTCGCATAACAAACTCTGTCGGTATAACCGTTTGGGCCACCAGAACAGCAACCTCGACCCCTTTAGAGTCCTCGAAACTGCAACTACAGCTCCAAAACACCGGAAATCTTGTTCTAAATCATTCTCAGAGTGGTGTCATCTGGCAGAGCTTTGATTCACCGACAGATACTCTTCTTCCACAACAAACACTAACCAGGATTTCAACCCTTGTATCAAAATCAAGCAAAGTAGACTATTCTTCTGGCTATTATAAGCTATTTTTTGACAACGATAATGTCCTTCGACTGTTATACCAAGGTCCTGTTGTATCCAGTCTCTACTGGCCTGATCCATGGCTTAGTGATCCTGGACTAGCCGGAAGGTCTATGTACAACTCTAGTAGAGCTGCAGTACTGAACGAGTCGGGCTATTTCTGGTCATCCGATCATTTGGAGATCCTAGCTACAGATTTTGGTGTGAAAACTCACAGAAGATTAACTCTGGATCGTGATGGTAACCTTCGATTATACAGCCTGGAAGCAGTGAATGAAGGGTGGGATTGGGTTGTCAAATGGCAAGCGGTGTCGGATCCATGCACGATTCATGGCATATGTGGGCCCAATAGTGTTTGCAGTTATGATCATGCTTCCGGCAGGAGATGCTCTTGCTTGCAGGGATTCATGATCAAAGATCCAACTGATTGGTCTTTTGGGTGTGAAGCAGACTTCAATCTCCCTTGCAATCAGAGTCATGAAAAGCTGTCTAGTTTTGTCCAACTTTCTCATGTTGAGTTCTATGGCTATGATATAGAGTTCCAGCCTAATGTGACCTTACAGCACTGTAAAAACGAATGCCTGACGACGTGTGGTTGCAAAGGTTTCCAATTTAAATTTAGCGCTGCTGACTACGGTGGCTATTTATGTTACCCCAAGTATGAGTTACTCAATGGACAACTTACACCAAATTTTGCGCGagacttttatttaaaagtacCCAAAGCTGGTTTTGTCTATAACAAGACGCTGGATGCCGCCGAATCAAGGTTGAATTGCACAGCCGAACTTAGCAGGCAAGTTAGAGGAACGTATGAAAATAAGACACTGAAGCTTTTGCTTTGGTTTGCTACTGCAGTGGGAGGCCTAGAGGTAACCTGCATTTTCCTGGTGCTCTTTTTCTTGTTCATGAGCAGTAAGAATTCCGACCAAGTTGCAGAAGGATACCTCCTGATGTCTAGATTCAAGCGATTCAAGTTTTCTGAGCTGAAAAAGGCCACACGGGGATTCGTTGAAGTGATTGGACGAGGAGGGGGAGGGGTAGTATACAAAGGTATACTGCCCGATAAGAGAGTTGCAGCAATCAAAAGACTCGACGAAGCTAACCAAGGAGAAGCCGAATTCCTAGCAGAAGTAAATACCATTGGGAGGCTTAACCACATGAACTTGATAGACATCTGGGGATACTGCGCAGAGGGAAAGCATAGGCTTCTGGTGTACGAGTACATGGAGCATGGATCCTTAGCAGAGAAACTTACTTCTAACGAACTTTATTGGGAAAAGAGGTTTGATATTGCAGTGGGCACAGCGAAAGGCCTAGCTTATTTGCATGAAGAGTGCCTAGAGTGGGTTTTACATTGTGATGTAAAGCCTCAGAACATACTCTTGGATTCCAACTATCAACCAAAGGTAGCAGATTTTGGTCTGTCTAAACTACTGAATAGAGGTGATCATGATCATTCAAGCTTCTCAAAGATGAGAGGAACTAGAGGTTATATGGCTCCTGAATGGGTTTATAATCTTCCTATCACCTCTAAAGTTGATGTCTATAGCTATGGGATTGTGGTGCTGGAAATGGTTACTGGAAAGAGCCCCACAGGTACGCAGCATAGCTCTGGTGGCGGAGGGGCGAAAGAGCATACTAGATTGGACACGCTGGTGAGGGAGAAGATCATGCATGCTGATGGTGAAGCTTCAAGGGAGTCGTGGAATATTGAGGAGATTGTAGATCCAGGCATGGCCGGCAGATATGACTCGGCTAAGATGGAGCTTCTGCTCAAGGTGGCTTTGCAATGCGTTGCAGAAGACAAGGATGACAGGCCCACCATGACCCAGGTTGTAGAGATGCTTCGCTGCAAAGACTAG